One window of candidate division KSB1 bacterium genomic DNA carries:
- the ltrA gene encoding group II intron reverse transcriptase/maturase: MARTSKVGNTVQTSLQGIANKAKREKKYRFRNLAAMLTEDYFQYCWKFLRKDAATGVDRVTAEEYGKHFSTNVRALIERLKQGRYRAKLVLRKWIPKGENKFRPLGLPALEDKLLQIAVALILRAIFEEDFLPCSYGYRLRRGARDAVRALRNDLRFGRYRFVVEADIKGFFDNIDHAWMIRMLEQRIDDRRFLRLIKKWLKAGILEQDGKVLHPDTGTPQGGIVSPVLANVYLHYALDLWFEKVVKKQCRGAAYLLRHADDFVCAFEYQEDAERFYRMLSERLGKFNLTLSAEKTRIVRFNRFPESAGSSFDFLGFEFRWGDSRKGEKMVKLRTSRKKFQQGLKNYTNWCRESRGLGIRQILKTLNAKLRGHYNYYGVIGNYECLHKYFRQAMRILHKWLNRRSQRKSYTRQRFWAMINRHRIERPRITERRFGQQRLRFSF, translated from the coding sequence ATGGCCCGAACGAGCAAAGTCGGCAACACCGTGCAAACCTCCCTGCAGGGCATAGCCAACAAGGCGAAGCGCGAGAAGAAGTACCGGTTTCGCAACCTTGCGGCGATGCTCACGGAAGACTATTTCCAATACTGCTGGAAATTTCTCCGCAAAGATGCGGCAACGGGCGTGGACCGCGTGACCGCCGAGGAATACGGCAAGCACTTTTCCACGAACGTTCGCGCATTGATCGAGCGTCTCAAGCAAGGCCGCTACCGGGCAAAGTTGGTGTTGCGCAAGTGGATTCCGAAGGGCGAAAACAAGTTTCGTCCGCTTGGACTGCCGGCTCTGGAAGACAAGCTGCTCCAGATCGCAGTCGCGTTGATCCTGCGCGCGATATTCGAAGAAGATTTTCTGCCGTGCAGCTACGGCTATCGACTCCGTCGCGGAGCACGAGACGCCGTGCGGGCACTCAGAAACGACCTTCGATTTGGGCGCTATCGGTTCGTCGTTGAAGCCGACATCAAAGGCTTCTTCGACAACATCGACCATGCATGGATGATCCGCATGCTGGAACAAAGGATTGATGATCGGCGGTTTCTGCGTCTCATCAAGAAATGGCTGAAAGCGGGCATCTTGGAGCAAGACGGCAAGGTATTGCATCCGGACACAGGCACGCCGCAAGGCGGCATCGTCTCGCCGGTACTTGCCAATGTCTACTTGCATTACGCTCTCGATCTGTGGTTTGAAAAAGTCGTGAAGAAGCAATGTCGCGGCGCAGCGTATCTGCTCCGCCATGCGGATGACTTTGTTTGCGCCTTCGAGTATCAAGAAGACGCGGAACGATTCTACCGCATGCTCTCGGAACGGCTTGGCAAGTTCAACCTGACGCTCTCGGCGGAGAAGACGCGCATCGTGCGCTTCAATCGTTTCCCCGAAAGCGCGGGCAGCAGTTTTGACTTTCTCGGCTTTGAGTTTCGCTGGGGCGACAGTCGCAAAGGCGAAAAGATGGTCAAGCTTCGCACCTCTCGAAAGAAGTTTCAACAGGGTCTGAAGAACTACACGAACTGGTGCCGCGAGAGTCGCGGACTCGGCATTCGACAAATTCTAAAGACGCTTAATGCGAAACTTCGCGGCCATTACAACTACTATGGCGTGATCGGGAACTACGAATGCTTGCACAAATACTTTCGCCAGGCGATGCGCATCCTGCACAAATGGCTCAATCGGAGAAGTCAACGGAAGAGCTACACGAGACAGCGCTTCTGGGCGATGATCAATCGCCACCGCATCGAACGGCCGCGCATCACAGAAAGACGCTTCGGACAACAACGACTTCGTTTCAGCTTTTAG
- a CDS encoding tetratricopeptide repeat protein produces the protein MPAELPASSPQLRHYLRLLVVIAAPVCGKTENDPPAQPLDVWGEWQRFSQALKHSRDPVHDRAAPYAVVRLFPPTLENLRHALTFGDENSTYQILHFIGHGSATGLALEDEFGREQFVPVAELVAACKNSRLKLVVLNACETRPLAQALQAAGIPSVIGTHAPIADLVAKTFSETFYSRLALGQSLKTAFTATQEILAGKFGEEAAQNLALLQLSDQTLALPPQPATDFLLLANEPPHNLPLLQYTRHFAGRGPELVQIGQWLAGRPEAVIALSGVGGIGKSSLATMAALRHSHRFAGVIFATAKDDPQNFGVEKIVQTIDAVCGSDCLAAAMPEKRQQAALRLLNSKPLLLVLDNLETLSAAATTALGNFLRQLDPRQGSVALLTLRPRHKDPLTTLAGNCLLPVEALDLFSACLLVHNLSGERLLLKFERRPPAANEKPLLLALAQHLGYRETALPLLAAVHDLASDCHCHPRLVELALGDLRRATTSFAAVRQHLQTLSGKDLQAAVNDMLGRMLTALQAEVPAALALLQTMTIFRGPAEVEALAAVHGSEEPEAFEKALNAAVDSSLLNAENERVWLHSLTAQFLEKHAPLPAATAHACRRRHAEYYLAKARQYKESNMEHWRAFDVDWDNIAAAAEWVATLPVEEKAQAELVGDFARAVTDVVYWRKLPAEKWLLAGATAFVRLGNKKNEALMYNQIGLIYDARGDYDAALEWYQKSREILEALGDRAGLARSYNNIGLIYKARGDYDAALAWYQKSVEIQEALGDRAGLATSYNNIGEVHRARGDYDAALAWYQKSVAIEEALGDRAGLARSYNNIGGIYHARGEYDAALAWYQKSREILEALGDRAGLAITLHNMGYVAKAQQDWPAALAYFTRSRELYQQLGLEKDVHEEEALIAEVQAKM, from the coding sequence ATGCCAGCGGAACTTCCTGCGTCCTCGCCGCAACTCCGCCACTACCTGCGCCTGCTCGTCGTCATCGCGGCGCCGGTTTGCGGCAAAACAGAAAATGACCCGCCCGCCCAGCCGCTGGACGTCTGGGGCGAGTGGCAGCGCTTCAGCCAGGCCCTCAAACACAGCCGCGACCCTGTGCACGACCGGGCCGCGCCCTATGCCGTCGTGCGCCTGTTTCCGCCCACGCTGGAAAATCTCCGGCACGCCCTGACCTTCGGCGACGAAAACAGCACCTATCAAATCCTCCACTTCATCGGCCACGGCAGCGCCACCGGCCTCGCGTTGGAAGACGAATTCGGCCGCGAGCAGTTTGTGCCCGTGGCCGAACTCGTGGCCGCCTGCAAAAACTCCCGCCTCAAACTCGTGGTGCTCAACGCCTGCGAAACCCGGCCCCTTGCCCAAGCCCTGCAAGCCGCCGGCATCCCCAGCGTAATTGGTACCCACGCGCCGATTGCCGACCTCGTGGCAAAAACCTTCAGCGAAACCTTCTACAGCCGACTCGCTCTCGGCCAATCCCTCAAAACCGCCTTCACCGCCACGCAGGAAATTTTAGCCGGCAAATTTGGCGAAGAAGCGGCGCAAAATCTCGCGCTCCTGCAGCTCAGCGACCAAACCCTGGCGCTGCCCCCGCAACCGGCCACGGATTTTCTGCTCCTTGCCAATGAGCCGCCGCACAATTTGCCGCTGCTGCAGTACACCCGCCACTTTGCCGGCCGCGGCCCGGAGCTGGTGCAAATCGGCCAATGGCTGGCCGGGCGACCCGAGGCGGTGATCGCGCTCTCCGGTGTCGGCGGCATCGGCAAGTCCAGCCTCGCCACCATGGCCGCGCTGCGCCACAGCCACCGCTTCGCAGGGGTGATCTTTGCCACCGCCAAAGACGACCCGCAAAATTTCGGCGTCGAAAAAATCGTGCAGACCATCGACGCGGTGTGCGGCAGCGACTGCCTTGCCGCGGCCATGCCGGAAAAGCGCCAACAAGCCGCCTTGCGCCTGTTGAACAGCAAGCCGCTGCTGCTGGTTTTGGATAATTTGGAAACGCTTTCCGCCGCTGCCACCACCGCACTGGGAAATTTTTTGCGCCAGCTCGATCCCCGGCAGGGCAGCGTGGCGCTGCTCACCTTGCGGCCGCGGCACAAGGATCCGCTCACCACTCTGGCCGGCAATTGCCTGCTGCCGGTGGAAGCGCTCGACCTGTTCAGCGCCTGCCTGCTCGTGCACAATTTGTCCGGCGAAAGATTGCTGCTGAAATTCGAGCGCCGGCCGCCGGCAGCAAATGAAAAGCCGCTGCTGCTGGCGCTGGCGCAGCACCTCGGTTATCGCGAAACTGCCTTGCCCCTGCTCGCCGCGGTGCATGATCTCGCGAGCGATTGCCATTGCCATCCCCGACTGGTGGAGCTGGCCCTCGGTGATTTGCGGCGGGCCACCACCTCCTTCGCGGCGGTGCGGCAGCATTTACAAACCCTCTCCGGCAAAGATTTGCAGGCTGCGGTGAATGACATGCTGGGCCGCATGTTGACTGCCTTGCAAGCCGAAGTGCCGGCGGCCCTGGCTCTGTTGCAGACCATGACGATCTTTCGCGGGCCCGCGGAGGTGGAGGCGCTGGCCGCGGTGCATGGCAGCGAAGAACCGGAGGCGTTCGAAAAGGCTCTGAACGCGGCGGTGGACAGCTCCCTGCTCAACGCCGAAAATGAGCGGGTTTGGCTGCACTCGCTCACCGCGCAATTTTTGGAAAAGCACGCGCCCCTGCCCGCAGCCACTGCCCACGCCTGCCGCCGGCGCCACGCCGAGTATTATTTGGCAAAGGCGCGGCAGTACAAAGAGAGCAACATGGAGCACTGGCGCGCCTTTGACGTGGATTGGGACAACATAGCCGCAGCCGCCGAATGGGTGGCAACCTTGCCGGTGGAAGAAAAAGCGCAGGCCGAGCTGGTGGGGGATTTTGCCCGCGCGGTGACAGATGTGGTTTACTGGCGCAAACTGCCGGCGGAAAAGTGGCTCTTGGCCGGCGCCACTGCCTTTGTGCGTTTGGGCAACAAAAAGAACGAAGCCTTGATGTACAACCAGATCGGCCTGATTTACGACGCCCGTGGCGACTACGACGCGGCGCTGGAGTGGTATCAAAAGAGCCGGGAGATACTAGAGGCGCTGGGCGATCGTGCCGGCCTGGCCAGATCCTACAATAACATCGGCCTGATTTACAAAGCCCGTGGCGACTACGACGCGGCGCTGGCGTGGTATCAGAAAAGTGTGGAAATTCAAGAGGCGCTGGGCGATCGTGCCGGGCTCGCCACCTCCTACAATAACATCGGCGAAGTTCATCGCGCCCGTGGCGACTACGACGCGGCGCTGGCGTGGTATCAAAAGAGCGTGGCAATAGAAGAGGCGCTGGGCGATCGTGCCGGACTGGCCAGATCCTACAATAACATCGGCGGAATTTACCACGCCCGTGGCGAGTACGACGCGGCGCTGGCGTGGTATCAAAAGAGCCGGGAGATATTGGAAGCGCTGGGCGATCGTGCCGGGCTGGCCATCACCCTGCACAACATGGGCTACGTGGCCAAAGCCCAACAAGACTGGCCCGCCGCCCTTGCCTATTTCACCCGCAGCCGCGAGCTCTATCAACAACTCGGCTTGGAGAAGGACGTGCATGAGGAGGAAGCGCTGATCGCGGAGGTGCAAGCGAAAATGTAA
- a CDS encoding sigma-54 dependent transcriptional regulator has protein sequence MKTNDIISLLLIEDEEFDARRVRNTLRPFADRIHIRDVVADGQEALTLLERNPGRYDVVIMDFQIPGAIIGENLIRRIKEIDPTLQVIIVTKMTINVTDFEFAHRLQEAGAIWYCTKYPGDIEAYIYQPTDFVLNIINAFERRRLLEEQQRTARRLQNTVQGLLRRKRIIGDSPAMRHLRDLIAKFAGTNVNVMVRGPSGTGKELVAINLHYNSRRQFENFVPINCGSLPDHLIESELFGFEKGAFTGAHATKKGLFEVADGGTVFLDEITELPLSAQAKLLRVIQEGEIDKIGRTGTIAVDVRIIAATNKDLEKEVAAKRFREDLYYRLNVATISVPALAQRREDIPLLIDHFMALFSAEMNQRPPHLTGEALQALSNYDWPGNVRELQNVVQRLLLAHADPVTIAQVHAALGMQPQPAAPVEFLNWGQGDGRRILPWREMEKQMQAGYFRFVREHAGSDAEAARLLGLAPPNFHRMCKRLGIK, from the coding sequence ATGAAAACCAATGACATCATCTCTCTGCTGCTCATCGAAGACGAGGAATTCGACGCGCGCCGCGTGCGCAACACCCTGCGTCCCTTCGCCGACCGCATTCATATTCGCGATGTGGTCGCCGACGGCCAGGAGGCCCTCACGCTGCTGGAACGCAACCCCGGCCGGTATGATGTGGTGATCATGGACTTTCAAATCCCGGGCGCGATCATCGGCGAAAACCTGATCCGGCGCATCAAGGAAATCGACCCCACCCTCCAGGTCATCATCGTCACCAAGATGACCATCAACGTCACCGACTTCGAGTTTGCCCACCGCCTGCAGGAGGCGGGCGCGATCTGGTATTGCACCAAATACCCCGGCGATATCGAAGCCTACATTTATCAGCCCACCGATTTCGTGCTCAACATCATCAATGCCTTCGAACGCCGGCGCCTGCTCGAAGAACAGCAGCGCACCGCGCGGCGCCTGCAAAACACCGTGCAGGGGCTGCTGCGCCGCAAGCGCATCATCGGCGATTCGCCGGCCATGCGCCACCTGCGGGATTTGATCGCCAAGTTCGCCGGCACCAACGTCAACGTCATGGTGCGCGGCCCCTCCGGCACCGGCAAGGAACTGGTGGCGATCAACCTCCACTACAACAGCCGCCGGCAGTTTGAAAACTTCGTCCCGATCAATTGCGGCAGCCTCCCCGATCACCTCATCGAGAGCGAACTGTTCGGCTTCGAGAAAGGCGCCTTCACCGGCGCCCATGCCACCAAAAAGGGCCTGTTCGAAGTCGCCGATGGCGGCACCGTCTTCCTCGATGAAATCACCGAGCTGCCGCTCTCCGCACAAGCCAAGCTGCTGCGCGTCATTCAGGAGGGCGAAATCGACAAGATCGGCCGCACCGGCACCATCGCCGTCGATGTCCGCATCATCGCCGCCACCAACAAGGACCTGGAAAAGGAGGTCGCCGCCAAACGCTTCCGCGAAGATCTCTACTATCGCCTCAATGTCGCCACCATCAGCGTGCCCGCCCTGGCGCAGCGCCGTGAAGACATCCCGCTGCTCATCGACCACTTCATGGCACTGTTCAGCGCCGAAATGAACCAGCGGCCGCCGCATCTGACCGGGGAAGCCCTGCAGGCACTGAGCAACTATGACTGGCCGGGCAACGTGCGCGAGCTGCAAAACGTGGTGCAACGCCTGCTCCTGGCGCATGCCGATCCCGTCACCATCGCGCAAGTCCATGCCGCCCTGGGCATGCAACCACAGCCTGCCGCGCCGGTGGAATTCCTCAACTGGGGGCAGGGAGACGGCCGGCGCATCCTGCCCTGGCGCGAGATGGAAAAACAGATGCAGGCCGGCTATTTTCGCTTTGTGCGTGAACACGCCGGCTCCGATGCCGAGGCCGCGCGGCTCCTGGGGCTGGCACCGCCCAACTTTCACCGCATGTGCAAGCGTCTGGGCATCAAATAG
- a CDS encoding ATP-binding protein, producing the protein MNSPQDRLVARLRRHHFELKHVLVLFSIMVASQVLVSFVQKNSVRDFLVRAQEWYQRDSAERFANLAAISLELLLETASPAHRQSAADRRKLIQAFDIIFSQQLLLQHVEEACVLVAQGERVFAIDNGTALYRFFFENPAEPPPADMPHREATRLYRQVRGRLESTEQVCNLLEGRQTFHVFVPFVPKGEYAGAVYIKNAPDFGFVTREIITRFNQSGMVFMGMILFGMLALFFVSSYSVQERDEAQQLLFKEREAQLRERIHYQKEAQFAKRIYHTHHKAEKVMGFIKEDVRMLSTANIEEIKYRVTKYANYISRVIYDMKWYEPPVLAIRGPIFQTDLNEVLRFIVEHICLRLTRQSEEFRFEMDLDPALPPVQVNEFVVWEIFEPLLQNALDHSGDGRITITVRTRFEAATGVACVVIANNGRPILPELLETNEHGIKRLFLENISTKGNGLHSGYGCYLAYEISKQRCGWDLDAENLPGGGCQFTLRIPPA; encoded by the coding sequence ATGAATTCGCCGCAAGACCGTCTCGTTGCCAGGCTGCGCCGCCATCATTTCGAGTTGAAACACGTGCTGGTGCTGTTCAGCATCATGGTGGCGTCACAGGTGCTGGTGTCCTTCGTGCAGAAGAATTCGGTGAGGGATTTCCTGGTGCGTGCCCAGGAATGGTATCAACGCGACTCCGCCGAGCGCTTCGCCAATCTCGCCGCCATCTCGCTGGAGCTGCTGCTGGAGACGGCCTCCCCGGCGCACCGCCAGAGCGCCGCCGACCGCCGCAAGCTGATTCAGGCGTTCGACATCATTTTCAGCCAGCAGTTGCTGCTGCAGCATGTCGAAGAGGCCTGCGTGCTGGTGGCGCAGGGCGAGCGCGTCTTCGCCATCGACAATGGCACCGCGCTCTACCGCTTCTTCTTCGAGAACCCGGCGGAGCCGCCCCCCGCCGACATGCCGCACCGCGAGGCCACCCGCCTCTACCGCCAGGTGCGTGGCCGGCTCGAATCCACCGAGCAGGTCTGCAATCTGCTCGAAGGCCGGCAGACCTTTCACGTGTTCGTGCCTTTCGTCCCCAAGGGCGAGTATGCCGGCGCGGTCTACATCAAAAATGCGCCCGATTTCGGCTTCGTCACCCGCGAGATCATCACCCGCTTCAATCAATCCGGCATGGTGTTCATGGGCATGATCCTGTTCGGCATGCTCGCGCTGTTTTTTGTCTCCTCCTATTCCGTGCAGGAGCGCGATGAGGCCCAGCAGCTCCTGTTCAAGGAGCGCGAAGCCCAGCTCCGTGAGCGCATTCACTATCAAAAGGAAGCCCAGTTTGCCAAGCGCATCTACCACACCCACCACAAGGCCGAGAAGGTGATGGGCTTCATCAAGGAAGATGTGCGCATGCTGTCGACCGCCAACATCGAGGAGATCAAGTACCGCGTCACCAAATACGCCAACTACATCTCGCGCGTCATCTACGACATGAAATGGTATGAGCCCCCGGTGCTGGCGATCCGCGGCCCGATCTTTCAAACCGACCTGAACGAAGTGCTGCGCTTCATCGTCGAACACATCTGCCTGCGCCTGACCCGGCAGTCGGAGGAGTTCCGCTTCGAGATGGACCTCGACCCCGCCCTGCCGCCGGTGCAGGTCAATGAATTCGTGGTGTGGGAAATCTTCGAGCCGCTGCTGCAAAACGCCCTGGACCACAGCGGCGACGGCCGCATCACCATCACGGTGCGCACCCGTTTCGAAGCCGCCACCGGCGTCGCCTGCGTCGTCATCGCCAACAACGGCCGGCCCATTTTGCCCGAGCTGCTGGAAACCAACGAACACGGCATCAAACGCCTCTTCCTGGAGAACATCTCCACCAAGGGCAACGGCCTGCATTCGGGCTATGGCTGTTATCTTGCCTACGAAATCTCGAAACAGCGCTGCGGCTGGGATTTGGATGCCGAAAATTTGCCCGGCGGCGGCTGCCAGTTCACCCTCCGGATTCCCCCGGCGTGA
- a CDS encoding extracellular solute-binding protein: MFSRLFSRTSLLIASLLIAALAIVIVVFTPAGPEEEEDAGVTTLYFADNLSAAQQTIIDRFNERYRGRVQVVPINLPFTKFSTNERKQLLTRALRSKSSRIDIFAVDVVWTPRFVKWAEPLSRYFSAKEQQAFLPQALASCFSGGELVSVPFYFDIGILYYRRDLLQALPDFAEVERKLKASMTWEDFIELGRRFAARQPSFYLFPADSYEGLMCSLVENIGHQHPVLISGDSLGINTPAAQRALQLLVDLVGRYRLTPPAVTGYKEVDVYEHALAEDALFFRGWPGNLRTYESRYGDKVKAIAFAALPHFAGSPPAAVFGGWNLMIARDSNQKAAALEFLKFATSREMQRLVYETMGYLPAIHSVYDDSLFCARHPDLRYYRQLLATGMHRPALVEYTKISDILSFFAHRAIKQEISVPAALAGAAAMIRSQKVLIN; the protein is encoded by the coding sequence ATGTTCAGCCGTCTCTTTTCCAGAACCAGTTTATTGATCGCCTCGCTGCTGATTGCCGCCCTGGCCATCGTCATCGTGGTGTTCACTCCCGCCGGCCCGGAGGAGGAAGAGGATGCCGGGGTCACGACCCTCTACTTTGCCGACAATCTCTCAGCGGCGCAGCAAACCATCATTGACCGTTTCAACGAGCGGTATCGCGGCCGGGTGCAGGTGGTGCCCATCAATCTCCCCTTCACCAAATTCAGCACCAACGAACGCAAGCAGCTTCTCACCCGGGCGCTGCGCAGCAAGAGCTCGCGCATCGACATCTTCGCGGTGGATGTGGTGTGGACACCGCGTTTCGTGAAATGGGCGGAGCCGCTGAGCCGGTATTTTTCCGCCAAGGAGCAGCAGGCCTTTCTGCCGCAGGCGCTCGCCTCCTGTTTTTCCGGCGGGGAATTGGTGAGCGTGCCGTTCTATTTCGACATCGGCATCCTGTATTACCGCCGGGATCTGCTGCAAGCATTGCCGGATTTCGCCGAGGTGGAGCGCAAGCTCAAGGCGTCGATGACCTGGGAGGACTTCATCGAGCTCGGCCGGCGTTTCGCCGCGCGGCAGCCGTCGTTTTATTTGTTCCCGGCGGACAGTTATGAGGGCCTGATGTGTTCCCTGGTGGAGAACATCGGCCATCAACACCCGGTGTTGATCAGCGGCGACTCGCTGGGCATCAACACCCCTGCCGCGCAGCGCGCCCTGCAGTTGCTGGTCGATTTGGTGGGGCGCTACCGTCTCACCCCGCCGGCGGTCACCGGCTACAAGGAAGTCGATGTTTATGAGCACGCGCTCGCCGAAGATGCGCTTTTCTTCCGCGGCTGGCCGGGCAATTTGCGCACCTATGAAAGCCGTTACGGCGACAAGGTCAAAGCCATCGCGTTTGCGGCGCTGCCGCATTTTGCCGGCTCACCGCCCGCGGCCGTCTTTGGCGGCTGGAATCTCATGATCGCACGCGATTCGAACCAAAAGGCGGCGGCGCTCGAGTTCCTCAAGTTTGCCACCAGCCGGGAAATGCAGCGCCTGGTCTACGAAACCATGGGGTATCTGCCCGCCATCCATTCCGTCTATGACGACAGTCTGTTTTGCGCCCGGCATCCCGATTTGCGCTACTACCGTCAACTGCTCGCCACCGGCATGCACCGCCCGGCGCTGGTCGAGTACACCAAGATTTCCGACATTCTTTCTTTCTTTGCCCATCGCGCCATCAAGCAGGAAATCTCCGTCCCCGCCGCGCTCGCCGGTGCGGCTGCCATGATTCGCTCGCAAAAAGTGCTGATCAACTGA
- the xylA gene encoding xylose isomerase — MSNYQPRPVHKFTFGLWTVGNVGRDPFGLPVRPVLSPVELVHLLAETGAYGVNLHDNDLVPIDATPTERDRIVREFKQALAASGLVVPMATTNLFSDPVFKDGAFTSHDARVRAYALHKTMHAIDLGVELGATIYVFWGGREGSETDAGKNPLEAIKRMREAVNFLCDYVRTQGYDLKFALEAKPNEPRGDIYLATTGHMLAFIATLDHPEMVGVNPEVAHEHMAGLNFLHNVAQAWDAGKLFHIDLNDQNFARYDQDFRFGSHNLKQAFFLVKFLEDVGYAGPRHFDAHAYRTEDRDGVRDFAAGCMRTYLILKEKAAQFNADQDIQALLAELTAQDPVTAEWLGSFSAQKATVLKMHKFDREALARRGLKYERLDQLVFELLMGVR; from the coding sequence ATGTCGAACTACCAGCCTCGTCCCGTACACAAATTCACTTTCGGGTTGTGGACCGTCGGCAATGTAGGCCGTGATCCCTTCGGTCTGCCCGTGCGGCCCGTGCTTTCTCCGGTGGAGCTTGTTCATTTGCTCGCGGAAACCGGCGCCTATGGCGTCAACCTTCATGACAATGACCTCGTGCCGATCGATGCCACACCGACGGAACGCGACCGCATCGTGCGCGAATTCAAACAAGCCCTGGCGGCAAGCGGCCTGGTTGTGCCGATGGCGACGACGAATTTGTTCTCTGATCCCGTCTTCAAAGACGGCGCCTTTACCTCGCATGACGCCAGAGTGCGGGCCTACGCACTGCACAAGACCATGCACGCCATCGATCTCGGTGTCGAGCTGGGTGCGACGATCTATGTCTTTTGGGGCGGCCGGGAAGGCAGCGAGACCGATGCCGGCAAGAATCCGCTTGAGGCCATCAAGCGCATGCGCGAGGCCGTGAATTTTCTCTGCGACTATGTGCGCACACAGGGCTATGATCTCAAGTTTGCACTCGAGGCCAAACCCAATGAGCCGCGCGGCGACATCTACCTCGCCACCACCGGCCACATGCTCGCCTTCATTGCCACGCTCGATCATCCCGAGATGGTGGGGGTGAATCCCGAAGTGGCGCATGAACACATGGCGGGATTGAATTTCCTGCACAACGTCGCCCAGGCCTGGGACGCCGGCAAATTGTTTCACATCGATCTGAACGATCAAAACTTCGCCCGTTACGATCAGGATTTCCGCTTCGGCTCGCACAATCTCAAACAGGCCTTCTTTTTGGTGAAATTCCTCGAAGACGTCGGGTATGCCGGCCCGCGCCATTTCGATGCCCACGCTTATCGTACCGAAGATCGCGACGGCGTCAGGGACTTCGCCGCCGGTTGCATGCGCACCTATCTCATCCTGAAGGAAAAGGCCGCGCAATTCAACGCCGACCAGGACATCCAAGCCCTGCTCGCAGAACTGACGGCGCAAGACCCCGTCACGGCTGAGTGGCTCGGCAGCTTCTCGGCGCAAAAAGCCACCGTACTCAAAATGCACAAATTCGACCGCGAAGCCCTTGCCCGGCGCGGCCTGAAGTATGAACGCCTCGATCAACTGGTGTTCGAGTTGCTCATGGGAGTGCGCTAA
- a CDS encoding uroporphyrinogen decarboxylase family protein, with product MTSKQRMQRAMARQIPDRVPVMCQLALGHYFLHAGVAPLDIWYRSEGFAEALIRMQQRYGFDGILINLPGRDPNYEKYLDKIESGNDELRLRWRNGNYTIFPLDDNPHYYQADGTRYFPSFEEIDPAQLYYVEPWDLTDITYPYTWGFESEPRPCNDFFPEYHFDTIKLVKARAGAGVSVHAEVFSPWSQFLELLNYENALLAILDDPGKSKACLERLTEGAIDLAKRQAACDVDAILISSAFAGAGLISRAHYEEFVLPCEKKLIAEVKAATALPLYTHTCGSIGDRLDLMLQTGTDGIDTLDPPPLGTVELAEAKQILAGKAFIKGNIDPVHTLLNGSPAKIRADVQHRIAIGKPGGGYILSSACSVAPHTPPANIELLVPLAEEWGRYSPGEECE from the coding sequence ATGACTTCCAAACAACGCATGCAACGGGCCATGGCCCGGCAAATCCCCGATCGGGTGCCGGTGATGTGCCAGCTTGCGCTGGGACACTATTTCCTGCACGCCGGCGTTGCGCCGCTCGACATATGGTACCGCTCGGAGGGCTTTGCCGAGGCGCTCATCAGAATGCAGCAGCGCTACGGTTTTGACGGCATTCTGATCAATCTCCCCGGCCGGGATCCCAATTATGAAAAGTACCTGGACAAGATCGAGTCCGGCAACGACGAACTGCGTTTGCGCTGGCGCAACGGCAACTACACCATCTTTCCGCTGGATGACAACCCGCACTACTACCAGGCGGACGGCACGCGCTATTTCCCGAGCTTCGAGGAAATTGATCCCGCGCAACTTTACTATGTCGAGCCCTGGGATCTCACCGACATCACTTATCCCTACACCTGGGGCTTCGAGAGCGAGCCGCGCCCCTGCAACGATTTCTTTCCAGAGTATCATTTCGACACCATCAAACTGGTGAAGGCCCGTGCCGGTGCCGGCGTTTCCGTGCACGCCGAAGTTTTCTCGCCGTGGTCGCAGTTTTTGGAACTGTTGAATTACGAGAATGCCCTGCTGGCCATCCTGGATGATCCCGGCAAAAGCAAAGCCTGCCTCGAACGGTTGACCGAGGGTGCGATCGATCTGGCCAAAAGGCAGGCGGCCTGCGACGTGGATGCCATCTTGATTTCCTCGGCCTTTGCCGGCGCCGGTTTGATCTCGCGCGCGCATTACGAGGAATTTGTTCTGCCCTGTGAAAAAAAGCTCATCGCCGAAGTAAAAGCCGCCACCGCCCTCCCCCTCTATACCCACACCTGCGGCAGCATCGGCGACCGCCTGGATCTGATGTTGCAAACCGGCACCGATGGCATCGACACTCTCGATCCACCACCGCTCGGCACGGTGGAGTTGGCCGAGGCCAAGCAGATTCTGGCGGGAAAAGCCTTCATCAAGGGGAACATCGATCCGGTGCATACGCTGCTGAACGGCAGCCCCGCGAAAATCAGAGCAGATGTGCAGCACCGGATTGCGATTGGCAAGCCGGGGGGCGGCTACATCCTGAGCTCGGCCTGCTCGGTGGCGCCGCATACGCCGCCGGCGAATATCGAATTGCTGGTACCGTTGGCGGAGGAATGGGGAAGGTACTCACCCGGCGAGGAGTGCGAATAA